The proteins below come from a single Mycobacterium parmense genomic window:
- a CDS encoding SDR family NAD(P)-dependent oxidoreductase, whose amino-acid sequence MNPIASGSVLITGPTSGLGRATALALARRPAAERPDLLLVGRPGRHLSEVAREASAAGATVREIGCDLSRLADVRSAGQTVQRLLDSSAVRPLRGLIANAGVGMIDTHTTSADGYELTFAVNHLAHARLVGDLLGSFAAPARIVLLGSNTYHQNVFRRVLHVPPARWRDPIELARPTPADEPATLELGGIAYSTSKLAILYYAHELQRRAPAGISVTVFEPGFMPGTGLGRERGVGLQRIGRLVQRVPGVSSPARSGPALASVVLDDRWAHLRDGAFVVKDRERAVKAFAHDRIREARLWEATAELLDSARV is encoded by the coding sequence ATGAACCCGATTGCATCCGGCTCCGTGCTCATCACCGGGCCGACCAGCGGACTGGGCAGGGCCACCGCATTGGCGCTCGCGCGTCGCCCCGCGGCCGAGCGCCCCGACTTGCTGTTGGTCGGCAGACCCGGTCGGCACCTGAGCGAGGTAGCGCGGGAGGCGAGCGCGGCCGGGGCGACCGTCCGCGAGATCGGTTGCGACCTTTCACGGCTCGCGGATGTGCGCAGCGCGGGGCAAACGGTCCAGCGGCTGCTGGACTCGTCCGCGGTGCGCCCCCTGCGCGGGTTGATCGCCAACGCCGGTGTCGGGATGATCGATACCCACACCACGTCGGCGGACGGGTACGAGCTGACCTTCGCCGTGAACCACCTTGCCCACGCCCGGCTCGTCGGCGACCTCCTCGGCTCCTTCGCCGCGCCCGCCCGCATCGTGCTGCTGGGGTCGAACACGTACCACCAGAACGTCTTTCGCCGCGTGCTGCACGTGCCGCCGGCACGCTGGCGCGATCCGATCGAGCTGGCCCGGCCCACACCCGCCGACGAGCCCGCCACACTCGAACTGGGCGGGATCGCCTACTCCACCTCCAAGCTCGCGATCCTTTACTACGCGCACGAGCTGCAACGCAGAGCACCGGCGGGCATCAGCGTGACGGTGTTCGAACCCGGGTTCATGCCGGGCACCGGCCTGGGGCGCGAGCGGGGTGTCGGCCTGCAACGCATCGGCCGCCTCGTGCAGCGCGTCCCAGGTGTTTCGTCGCCGGCGCGGTCAGGCCCGGCGTTGGCGTCGGTCGTGCTGGACGATCGCTGGGCGCATCTGCGCGACGGCGCGTTCGTCGTCAAAGACAGGGAGCGGGCGGTGAAGGCGTTCGCGCACGACCGAATCCGCGAGGCGCGCTTGTGGGAGGCCACCGCCGAACTGCTGGATTCCGCACGGGTCTGA
- a CDS encoding catalase family protein, with protein sequence MARPAPAVSAPPGDAPSPYLRYSDRLEQPAPGEDLDIARIIEKLTRANERVYRRYGHALRDAHAKSHAILRGRLTIEGDLPVELKQGLFADAATYEVIARLSSTAGVLRSDQVRGVHGLAIKVLGVTGERCLADDDADTQDFLLVTHKEFPFKDVKDYLEKGMPLAGLLVRLSDRQLAFVIWVLRLAEPLLAFLGRRLPLPMQVFIAPNDNMLGMDFFSAAPIRWGDYVAKFKVVPGSANLKPFAGQPLSRTAGPEAYREMMVDFFSTEAAEYHLCAQLCTDLASMPIEDATVEWPETQSPYVRVATLTYPQQNPYTDARRYFGDEVLAFNSWRGLSAHRPLGPINRMKLRVYDASSQFRHRKNRARSLEPTHGDLPD encoded by the coding sequence GTGGCGCGGCCGGCCCCCGCCGTCAGCGCCCCGCCCGGAGACGCGCCCTCGCCCTACCTGCGCTATAGCGACCGTCTCGAACAGCCCGCCCCGGGCGAAGACCTCGACATCGCCCGCATCATCGAGAAATTGACTCGTGCCAACGAGCGCGTGTACCGCAGATACGGGCACGCGCTGCGCGACGCGCATGCCAAGAGCCACGCCATCCTGCGCGGCAGGCTGACCATCGAGGGCGACCTGCCGGTCGAACTCAAGCAGGGCCTCTTCGCCGACGCCGCCACCTACGAGGTGATCGCGCGGCTGTCGAGCACCGCCGGAGTGCTGCGCAGCGACCAGGTCCGCGGCGTGCACGGGTTGGCGATCAAGGTGCTCGGCGTGACGGGGGAGCGCTGCCTGGCCGACGACGACGCGGACACCCAGGACTTCCTGCTGGTCACCCATAAGGAATTCCCGTTCAAGGACGTGAAGGACTATCTCGAGAAGGGCATGCCGCTGGCCGGGCTGCTGGTGCGGTTGTCCGACCGCCAGCTCGCGTTTGTCATCTGGGTGCTGCGCCTCGCCGAACCGCTGCTCGCTTTCTTGGGCAGGCGCCTCCCGCTGCCCATGCAGGTGTTCATCGCCCCCAACGACAACATGCTGGGCATGGACTTCTTCTCCGCGGCACCGATCCGGTGGGGCGACTACGTCGCGAAGTTCAAAGTCGTGCCGGGCTCGGCCAACCTCAAGCCTTTCGCCGGCCAACCCTTGTCGCGAACGGCCGGGCCCGAGGCCTACCGGGAAATGATGGTCGACTTCTTCAGCACCGAGGCGGCCGAGTATCACCTGTGCGCCCAGCTGTGCACCGACCTGGCCAGCATGCCGATCGAAGATGCCACCGTCGAGTGGCCGGAAACGCAGTCTCCCTACGTGCGCGTCGCCACGCTGACGTATCCGCAGCAGAATCCCTACACCGATGCGCGCAGATATTTCGGTGACGAGGTGCTCGCCTTCAACTCCTGGCGTGGCCTGAGCGCCCACCGGCCGCTGGGGCCGATCAACCGCATGAAGCTGCGTGTCTATGACGCCTCCAGCCAGTTCCGGCACCGGAAGAACCGTGCGCGGTCGTTGGAGCCCACGCACGGCGACCTGCCCGACTGA
- a CDS encoding helix-turn-helix transcriptional regulator, which produces MAGSWQLLDRPVEQQTIRAALTGVDGCGVLVIGAAGVGKTTLARTVTKALATPVHWAACTETSRGIPLGAFAQWVGSTGARDPIALLSQARGSIVSSSDAVIGVDDAHLLDQLSATLLHQIAAEGAGHIVATVRSGEPVPDAVTSLWKDGYMERLDLQPFSKQQSIALVETVLGGTLEELSAEVMWEASGGNPLFLRHLVEGALEANTLSSVNGVWQLRGPTTVSAGFADLLEDRFKRAGEAAVRALELLALCEPLEIGTLSDLAGEAAVDAAEAQGLLRIVRDGNQVNARISHPLYGEVIRRRIGTASARKLRGRIVTELSAQGIESAAERIRLAQLSIDSDKPPDNDLLVAAAKDAVFLANLPLGEQLARSAFERGDGLRAAELLSRALLWQGRPREADAILASFEPDNLDELQLVLWGIPRLSILFWSMGQVQQAHEVLALLNRRVTHPALRLIVEATGAAMAVHENRFDTGLPAAEAVLSNPDAPKQAVDFAAFAAGLALPVAGRGSEYEPIAARCRAEQKPTDGMIRVMVRYCDVLALTHTGQLDQADRRVAEYTQFSSEGQFLGWAIAKIAAGLVATYRGDFPGAISSIEQALAALNAETSLPWRLPGRLLLARAYAALGQTGQAERVLNDATEHTGRQVELHEPQRMIAEAWLKAAAGGERTAAEAARRAAQAARQAGQYALEAEALHHAARFGDRGVAEPLAALVPELDGSVAKLYLRHATAVADADADALDAVSGDFENAGLLLSAADAAAQAVPMHDQAGQRRRSAESAGRALHLAALCGGAITPAIRSAARPLPLSPREREIASMIAEGLSNREIARRLHVSVRTVEGHIYRACIKLDVSDRDDLAAIVAGSPRS; this is translated from the coding sequence ATGGCCGGCAGTTGGCAGTTGCTGGATCGCCCGGTCGAGCAGCAGACGATACGCGCTGCCCTGACCGGAGTCGATGGTTGCGGCGTGCTCGTGATCGGTGCGGCGGGGGTCGGCAAGACCACGCTGGCCCGGACAGTGACAAAAGCGCTGGCCACCCCGGTGCACTGGGCCGCATGCACCGAAACCTCGCGCGGCATCCCGCTGGGCGCGTTCGCGCAGTGGGTCGGCTCCACCGGCGCGCGCGATCCGATCGCCCTCTTGAGCCAAGCCCGCGGATCGATCGTCAGCAGCTCGGATGCGGTCATCGGCGTCGACGACGCCCACTTGCTCGACCAGCTCTCGGCCACTTTGCTGCACCAGATCGCCGCCGAAGGCGCCGGGCACATTGTCGCCACGGTGCGCAGCGGGGAGCCCGTTCCCGACGCGGTCACGTCGCTGTGGAAAGACGGCTATATGGAGCGGCTCGACTTGCAGCCGTTCAGCAAGCAGCAGAGCATCGCGCTGGTCGAGACGGTGCTGGGCGGCACCCTCGAGGAACTGTCCGCCGAAGTCATGTGGGAAGCCTCCGGCGGTAACCCGTTGTTCCTGCGGCACCTGGTCGAGGGTGCCCTGGAGGCAAACACCCTGAGCAGCGTCAACGGTGTGTGGCAGCTGCGCGGACCGACCACGGTGTCGGCGGGGTTCGCCGACCTGCTGGAGGACCGCTTCAAGCGTGCCGGGGAAGCGGCTGTCCGAGCGCTGGAGTTGCTGGCGCTGTGCGAACCCCTCGAGATCGGCACCCTGTCCGACCTGGCCGGCGAAGCGGCCGTCGACGCCGCGGAAGCGCAGGGCCTGCTGCGGATCGTGCGGGACGGCAATCAGGTCAACGCCCGGATCAGCCACCCCCTCTACGGTGAGGTGATCCGCCGCCGGATCGGCACCGCATCGGCCCGCAAGTTGCGCGGGCGCATCGTCACCGAGCTGAGCGCGCAAGGAATCGAATCGGCGGCGGAGCGGATTCGGCTGGCGCAGCTGTCCATCGACAGCGACAAGCCCCCCGACAACGACCTGCTGGTGGCGGCGGCCAAGGACGCCGTGTTCCTGGCCAACCTACCGCTGGGAGAACAGCTGGCGCGCAGCGCTTTCGAGCGCGGTGACGGCTTGCGCGCGGCGGAGCTGCTGTCGCGGGCGCTGCTGTGGCAGGGGCGGCCACGCGAGGCGGACGCGATCCTCGCCAGCTTCGAACCCGACAATCTCGACGAGCTGCAGCTCGTCCTCTGGGGCATCCCGCGGCTGTCGATCCTTTTCTGGTCGATGGGTCAGGTACAACAGGCCCATGAGGTCTTGGCTCTGCTCAACCGGCGGGTCACCCACCCGGCCCTGCGGCTGATCGTCGAGGCGACCGGTGCGGCGATGGCGGTGCACGAGAACCGGTTCGACACCGGGTTGCCCGCCGCCGAGGCGGTGCTGAGCAACCCCGATGCGCCCAAGCAGGCCGTGGACTTCGCGGCCTTCGCGGCCGGCCTGGCGCTGCCGGTGGCCGGGCGCGGCAGCGAATACGAACCCATCGCCGCCCGCTGCCGTGCCGAACAGAAGCCGACCGACGGCATGATCCGCGTCATGGTCCGTTACTGCGACGTGCTGGCGCTGACCCACACCGGACAGCTCGACCAGGCGGACCGGCGGGTCGCGGAATATACCCAGTTCTCCTCCGAGGGACAGTTTCTCGGCTGGGCGATCGCCAAGATCGCGGCCGGGCTGGTCGCCACCTACCGCGGCGACTTTCCCGGGGCGATCTCGTCCATCGAACAGGCGCTCGCCGCGCTCAACGCCGAAACGTCGCTGCCCTGGCGGCTTCCGGGGCGGCTGCTGCTGGCGCGGGCCTACGCCGCGCTGGGTCAAACCGGCCAGGCCGAACGGGTGCTCAACGACGCGACCGAACACACCGGACGCCAGGTGGAGCTGCACGAGCCGCAGCGGATGATCGCCGAGGCCTGGCTCAAGGCGGCCGCCGGCGGCGAGCGAACCGCGGCCGAGGCGGCGCGCCGTGCCGCACAGGCGGCCCGCCAGGCGGGGCAGTACGCCCTGGAAGCCGAAGCCCTCCATCATGCGGCCAGGTTCGGGGACCGCGGCGTCGCGGAGCCGCTGGCGGCTCTCGTCCCGGAATTGGACGGCTCGGTGGCCAAGCTGTACCTGCGCCACGCCACCGCCGTCGCCGACGCCGATGCGGACGCCCTCGACGCGGTCAGCGGGGATTTCGAGAACGCGGGACTCCTGCTTTCGGCGGCCGACGCCGCCGCGCAAGCGGTCCCGATGCACGATCAGGCCGGGCAGCGCCGCCGGAGTGCCGAATCCGCCGGGCGGGCTTTACACCTGGCCGCCCTGTGCGGCGGGGCCATCACCCCGGCGATCCGGTCGGCGGCGCGCCCGCTGCCGCTGAGCCCGCGCGAGCGGGAAATCGCCTCGATGATCGCCGAGGGCCTGTCCAACCGCGAAATCGCCCGCAGACTGCACGTTTCGGTGCGGACCGTGGAGGGCCACATCTACCGCGCATGCATCAAGCTGGACGTGTCGGATCGCGACGATCTCGCCGCGATCGTGGCGGGCAGCCCCCGGTCCTGA
- a CDS encoding GGDEF domain-containing protein produces the protein MTAPLRAWWSQPDQFDWITSFLLQRGMLRPARMIMSVVAGSSALVPLTVLPSQSHPTAVQVVTAVFGAAVTVGMTAMWLTRWPTRRQSQAGAVIGALCIGGWSLIQPTAALAALACTAMAVTGGYMAFFHSLRLLLVNALVATVLAATVVLRLAIEVNVATAVSALWVINFVNLSIPLAIWGISQAMGLYAQRSEEDALTGLLNRRAFTAAVAVRLANPPQAHTHLAVVMIDLDNFKRINDTHGHPAGDRALRSVAELLRAHTPADAVICRAGGEEFLVAVTAADADVWPLTARFCDAFAGLSPKITASIGSASTALHLLTGPDVARLIDELVVSADRAMYAAKRNGGNQACHSARA, from the coding sequence GTGACGGCGCCTCTGAGAGCGTGGTGGAGCCAGCCCGACCAGTTCGACTGGATCACCTCGTTCCTGCTGCAACGCGGCATGCTGCGGCCGGCCCGCATGATCATGTCCGTCGTCGCCGGATCCTCGGCGTTGGTGCCGCTGACTGTGCTGCCCAGCCAGAGCCATCCGACCGCTGTCCAGGTGGTCACCGCTGTGTTCGGTGCGGCGGTCACCGTCGGCATGACCGCCATGTGGCTGACGCGATGGCCGACGCGCAGGCAATCCCAGGCCGGCGCGGTGATCGGGGCGTTGTGCATCGGTGGGTGGAGTCTCATTCAGCCCACTGCGGCGCTGGCCGCGCTGGCGTGTACGGCCATGGCGGTGACCGGCGGCTACATGGCGTTCTTCCACAGCCTTCGACTGCTGCTCGTCAACGCGCTGGTAGCGACCGTGCTCGCCGCCACGGTGGTGCTCAGGCTGGCCATAGAGGTCAACGTGGCCACGGCCGTCTCTGCTCTGTGGGTCATCAATTTCGTCAACTTGTCGATCCCCCTGGCGATTTGGGGCATTTCGCAGGCGATGGGCTTGTACGCACAGCGCTCCGAGGAGGACGCTCTCACGGGCTTGCTCAACCGCCGGGCCTTCACGGCGGCGGTCGCCGTTCGGTTGGCGAATCCACCCCAGGCGCACACGCACTTGGCGGTGGTGATGATCGATCTCGACAACTTCAAGCGCATCAACGACACGCACGGTCATCCGGCCGGCGACCGCGCCCTGCGTTCGGTCGCGGAGTTGCTGCGGGCCCACACACCTGCCGACGCGGTGATCTGCCGTGCCGGCGGCGAAGAGTTTTTGGTCGCGGTGACCGCTGCCGACGCGGACGTGTGGCCCTTGACGGCGCGGTTCTGCGACGCCTTCGCCGGACTCTCCCCGAAGATCACGGCGAGCATTGGCAGCGCCAGCACCGCGCTGCACCTACTGACCGGACCGGACGTCGCACGCCTGATCGACGAACTTGTCGTCAGCGCCGACAGGGCCATGTACGCCGCCAAACGCAACGGGGGGAACCAGGCTTGCCACAGCGCCCGTGCGTAG
- a CDS encoding helix-turn-helix transcriptional regulator produces the protein MESWEFGRTVRHWRDRVRPSAVGVPVGGRRRATGLRREELAGLAGISVDYLTRLEQGRATSPSVQVVEALCRALRLSDAERDLLFLLAGHVTPGLDVVPSRITPSVQRLLDRLAHTPVAVYDATWTLLVANAPYDALMGQTTSWRGVERNSVWRNLVGPGTRAVHTADERAVFEAGLVADLRLTSARYPADQRLKQLIRQLAARSPRFTELWESGAVPEPHQDFARHKIIDHPDVGRIALDCDTLIVAADDLRIMMYTAEPGTKDAELLSLAIVLGTQSLVD, from the coding sequence ATGGAATCCTGGGAGTTCGGCAGGACGGTGCGGCACTGGCGCGACCGGGTGCGGCCGTCGGCGGTGGGCGTTCCCGTCGGAGGGCGTCGCCGCGCGACGGGTCTGCGTCGCGAAGAACTCGCCGGGCTGGCTGGGATCTCTGTCGACTACCTGACCCGCCTCGAGCAGGGCCGGGCCACCTCGCCGTCGGTCCAGGTCGTCGAGGCGCTCTGCCGGGCGCTGCGCCTCTCCGACGCCGAGCGCGATCTCCTCTTCCTGCTCGCGGGGCACGTCACGCCCGGCCTCGACGTCGTACCCTCCCGCATCACGCCCAGCGTGCAGCGCCTACTCGACCGCCTGGCCCACACCCCGGTCGCCGTCTACGACGCCACCTGGACACTGCTCGTCGCCAACGCGCCGTACGACGCGCTGATGGGCCAGACGACGAGCTGGCGGGGAGTCGAGCGCAACAGCGTCTGGCGCAACCTCGTGGGCCCGGGCACCCGCGCCGTCCACACCGCCGACGAGCGTGCGGTGTTCGAGGCCGGACTGGTTGCCGACCTGCGCCTCACCTCGGCCCGGTATCCGGCCGACCAGCGGTTGAAACAACTGATCCGCCAGCTCGCCGCGCGCAGCCCGCGGTTCACCGAACTCTGGGAATCCGGCGCCGTCCCGGAGCCGCATCAGGACTTCGCTCGGCACAAGATCATCGACCATCCCGACGTCGGTCGCATCGCGCTGGACTGCGACACGCTCATCGTTGCGGCCGACGACCTGCGTATCATGATGTACACCGCCGAACCCGGCACGAAGGACGCCGAACTCCTCTCTCTGGCAATCGTTCTCGGCACCCAATCCCTGGTCGACTGA
- a CDS encoding class I SAM-dependent methyltransferase yields MGRTENDTWDLASSVGATATAVAASRAMASKGPEPLLDDPWADALVRAVGIDTFVKLIDGELGQTSDPLLNRRAMDEQITVRTRFFDDFFLQATAAGIRQAVILASGLDTRAYRLPWPAQTVVYEIDQPDVIEFKTRTLRDLGAEPTAARRTVAVDLRDDWPAALTNAGFDPRQPTAWTAEGLLVYLPPDAQDRLFDNIAALSSPGSRIATEHLDMRGIPSDWAERLTERSRRIGSNINLAELFYTGERNTAADYLAGHGWRTDIRTTEQAYAAHGFELPDDELASFGGASGYLTATLAR; encoded by the coding sequence ATGGGCCGCACCGAGAACGACACCTGGGATCTCGCGTCCAGCGTCGGCGCGACCGCGACCGCGGTCGCCGCGTCGCGCGCGATGGCATCCAAGGGACCGGAACCGCTTCTCGACGATCCTTGGGCCGACGCGCTGGTCCGCGCCGTAGGTATCGACACCTTCGTCAAGCTGATCGACGGCGAGCTCGGGCAGACCAGCGATCCCCTGCTGAACCGCCGTGCCATGGACGAACAGATCACCGTGCGTACCCGCTTCTTCGACGACTTCTTCCTGCAAGCCACCGCCGCGGGCATCCGGCAGGCCGTCATCCTGGCTTCCGGGCTGGACACCAGGGCGTACCGGCTGCCGTGGCCCGCGCAAACGGTGGTCTACGAGATAGACCAACCCGATGTCATCGAGTTCAAGACGAGGACACTGCGCGACCTGGGGGCCGAGCCGACCGCGGCGCGGCGAACGGTTGCGGTCGACCTGCGCGACGATTGGCCCGCGGCGTTGACCAACGCCGGGTTCGATCCCCGGCAGCCGACCGCCTGGACCGCCGAGGGCCTGTTGGTCTACCTGCCCCCGGACGCGCAGGACCGCTTGTTCGACAACATCGCCGCGCTCTCGTCTCCGGGCAGCCGGATAGCGACCGAGCACCTGGACATGCGCGGCATACCGTCCGACTGGGCCGAAAGGCTCACCGAGCGGTCGCGGCGCATCGGCTCCAACATCAACTTGGCCGAGCTCTTCTACACCGGCGAACGCAATACCGCCGCCGACTACCTCGCCGGGCACGGTTGGCGGACCGACATCCGTACGACCGAGCAGGCCTACGCGGCGCACGGATTCGAGTTACCCGATGACGAGCTGGCGTCGTTCGGGGGCGCGTCCGGCTACCTCACCGCGACGCTCGCTCGCTGA
- a CDS encoding DUF732 domain-containing protein has protein sequence MITKKTSVIALGALLTALVVPTAVASADSTDADFSNYLNSAGIHLGTTAQTAKMAQVMCQDLDAGFTQNDEITQFTGSHRLDKDQAQLFVGAATAEYCPSHHNSNKPAAK, from the coding sequence ATGATCACGAAGAAGACGAGTGTCATCGCCTTAGGTGCGCTGCTGACCGCCCTGGTGGTGCCCACGGCCGTGGCGAGCGCCGACAGTACGGACGCGGACTTCAGCAATTACCTGAACTCGGCGGGCATCCACCTTGGCACCACCGCACAGACCGCGAAGATGGCGCAGGTGATGTGTCAGGACCTGGACGCCGGATTCACCCAGAACGACGAGATAACCCAGTTCACGGGCTCACATCGGCTGGATAAGGACCAAGCCCAGCTCTTTGTCGGTGCGGCCACGGCGGAATACTGCCCGAGTCACCACAATTCCAACAAGCCGGCCGCTAAGTGA